In Aliarcobacter faecis, a genomic segment contains:
- a CDS encoding ABC transporter ATP-binding protein: MKKIVEIRNLRKTFCKGDICVANSLNLHLFEGEIFTVLGTSGSGKTTFLRMIAGLEKPDSGEISIDNRIVFSKNIDIEPNQREVAIVFQNYALLPHINVASNILFGSNATKKELEDILEKTKLKGHEDKYPHELSGGQQQRVALARAIINRPKILLLDEPLSNIDTELRNILRAELKEMIKSLNITALFITHDKEDAFFLSDRIAIMHGGDILQVGTSKEIYNNPADLYCAKFLGKVTKIDEKSYIRPENINICENAEREGVIKDIIFYGSFYEITVLSNNQNLLVHSFDDNLKIGQKIKLSFGNKILKF; this comes from the coding sequence ATGAAAAAAATTGTTGAAATAAGAAATTTAAGAAAAACATTCTGTAAAGGTGATATTTGTGTTGCAAATAGTCTAAATTTACATCTGTTTGAAGGTGAAATTTTTACAGTTTTAGGAACTAGTGGAAGTGGAAAAACTACTTTTTTAAGAATGATTGCTGGTTTAGAAAAACCTGATAGTGGAGAAATTTCAATAGATAATAGAATAGTTTTCTCAAAAAATATAGATATTGAACCAAATCAAAGAGAAGTAGCTATTGTATTTCAAAACTATGCCCTACTTCCACATATTAATGTAGCTTCAAATATACTTTTTGGAAGTAATGCTACAAAAAAAGAGCTTGAAGATATTTTAGAAAAAACAAAACTAAAAGGGCATGAAGACAAATATCCTCATGAGCTTAGTGGTGGTCAACAACAAAGAGTTGCTTTAGCAAGAGCAATTATAAATAGACCAAAAATTTTACTTTTAGATGAGCCTTTAAGTAATATTGATACTGAACTAAGAAATATTTTAAGAGCTGAATTAAAAGAGATGATTAAAAGTTTAAATATAACTGCACTTTTTATCACTCACGATAAAGAAGATGCTTTTTTCCTCTCAGATAGAATCGCAATTATGCATGGTGGAGATATCTTACAAGTTGGGACTTCAAAAGAGATTTATAATAATCCAGCTGATTTATATTGTGCGAAATTTTTAGGGAAAGTTACAAAAATTGATGAAAAATCTTATATAAGACCTGAAAATATCAATATTTGTGAAAATGCGGAAAGAGAAGGAGTTATAAAAGATATTATATTTTATGGAAGTTTTTATGAAATTACTGTTCTTAGCAATAATCAAAATTTATTAGTTCATAGTTTTGATGATAATCTCAAAATTGGACAAAAAATAAAATTGAGCTTTGGAAATAAGATTTTGAAGTTTTAA